In Brassica napus cultivar Da-Ae chromosome A3, Da-Ae, whole genome shotgun sequence, the sequence AATCATTATTTTCCCTAGTTTTAGTgaggtttttgttttgttccatGTCATATACATCTTTAGTTGCAGGAGTTGTGATGAACCATGGACAAACAGAGTTAACCCTTATGTTATCACTCGCCCACTCGCAAGCCAAGTTTCTCCCTAGCTGATTCAGGGCTCCTGGAATGcaaaaattaatgttattatagaAGCAAATGATCATTAACTTTTGAGTATGCGCATATGTATGCCTTTGGTTGCTCCATAGATGGATGTACGACTCAAATTTACAACCCCAGCAATGGAAGACATGAGCACAATGTTCCCTGAACCAGAGGCTTTCAACAACGGGTGTGCGAGCTGTGCTAGATGAAATGCTGACTCCAGATTTGTAGCCATGATAAACTTGAATTCTTCTGATGTACACTTTATGGTCGCTTCACAACACCCGTTCCCACATTGCTTACCTATATACACCCATAACAAACCAAACACAACATGATTTGGCACTTTTACCAGTTATATGGATAGGAAACTGTTTATGTGGAAAATCATCTGCAGGTTTTTATcatgggctctgataccatattagtaATGACTTGCCCAAAGACCATCATCCCACATGATGTGGGACTAATAATATCCCTTTTAACTTcagatttgggattttgtaCCGATGCGATGCAAAAATGACTAGCACCttgatggagatgaagaaaacTTGAAGAACCACACCTTTAGCTAAATTAAGTTCCTAATACAAGAAGaatgtttatttatataaagCCATAGCTTAAAGAAAAAACTAAGAAGCATTTATTGTACAAAACTGGTTTTTTGttgaataaatttgaaaattattaaaaggaTCAGTAATGAATCATGCTTCTctttttttgaagaaaagaaactaaTGGAACTGCcaaaaagtttatgt encodes:
- the LOC106438354 gene encoding tropinone reductase homolog At2g29370-like isoform X1 gives rise to the protein MATNLESAFHLAQLAHPLLKASGSGNIVLMSSIAGVVNLSRTSIYGATKGALNQLGRNLACEWASDNIRVNSVCPWFITTPATKDFLCGEVKEKVESVTPMGRVGEANEVSSLVAFLCLPAASYITGQTICVDGGFTINGFSFP
- the LOC106438354 gene encoding tropinone reductase homolog At2g29370-like isoform X2, whose translation is MATNLESAFHLAQLAHPLLKASGSGNIVLMSSIAGVVNLSRTSIYGATKGALNQLGRNLACEWASDNIRFLCGEVKEKVESVTPMGRVGEANEVSSLVAFLCLPAASYITGQTICVDGGFTINGFSFP